A single Pan troglodytes isolate AG18354 chromosome 19, NHGRI_mPanTro3-v2.0_pri, whole genome shotgun sequence DNA region contains:
- the KRT23 gene encoding keratin, type I cytoskeletal 23 isoform X3 codes for MEAWKKSEIAIQSHQQEAEIVDGKMTNAQIILLIDNARMAVDDFNLKYENEHSFKKDLEIEVEGLRRTLDNLTIVTTDLEQEVEGMRKELILMKKHHEQEMEKHHVPSDFNVNVKVDTGPREDLIKVLEDMRQEYELIIKKKHRDLDTWYKEQSAAMSQEAASPATVQSRQGDIHELKCTFQALEIDLQAQYSTKSALENMLSETQSRYSCKLQDMQEIISHYEEELMQLRHELERQNNEYQVLLGIKTHLEKEITTYRRLLEGESEGTREESKSSMKVSATPKIKAITQETINGRLVLCQVNEIQKHA; via the exons atagtggatGGTAAGATGACCAATGCTCAGATTATTCTTCTCATTGACAATGCCAGGATGGCAGTGGATGACTTCAACCTCAA GTATGAAAATGAACACTCCTTTAAGAAAGACTTGGAAATTGAAGTCGAGGGCCTCCGAAGGACCTTAGACAACCTGACCATTGTCACAACAGACCTAGAACAGGAGGTGGAAGGAATGAGGAAAGAGCTCATTCTCATGAAGAAGCACCATGAGCAG GAAATGGAGAAGCATCATGTGCCAAGTGACTTCAATGTCAATGTGAAGGTGGATACAGGTCCCAGGGAAGATCTGATTAAGGTCCTGGAGGATATGAGACAAGAATATGAGCTTATAATAAAGAAGAAGCATCGAGACTTGGACACTTGGTATAAAGAACAG TCTGCAGCCATGTCCCAGGAGGCAGCCAGTCCAGCCACTGTGCAGAGCAGACAAGGTGACATCCACGAACTGAAGTGCACATTCCAGGCCCTGGAGATTGACCTGCAGGCACAGTACAGCACG AAATCTGCTTTGGAAAACATGTTATCCGAGACCCAGTCTCGGTACTCCTGCAAGCTCCAGGACATGCAAGAGATCATCTCCCACTATGAGGAGGAACTGATGCAGCTACGCCACGAACTGGAGCGGCAGAACAACGAATACCAAGTGCTGCTGGGCATCAAAACCCACCTGGAGAAGGAAATCACCACGTACCGACGGCTCCTGGAGGGAGAGAGTGAAGG GACACGGGAAGAATCAAAGTCGAGCATGAAAG TGTCTGCAACTCCAAAGATCAAGGCCATAACCCAGGAGACCATCAACGGAAGATTAGTTCTTTGTCAAGTGAATGAAATCCAAAAGCACGCATGA
- the KRT23 gene encoding keratin, type I cytoskeletal 23 isoform X4 produces MTNAQIILLIDNARMAVDDFNLKYENEHSFKKDLEIEVEGLRRTLDNLTIVTTDLEQEVEGMRKELILMKKHHEQEMEKHHVPSDFNVNVKVDTGPREDLIKVLEDMRQEYELIIKKKHRDLDTWYKEQSAAMSQEAASPATVQSRQGDIHELKCTFQALEIDLQAQYSTKSALENMLSETQSRYSCKLQDMQEIISHYEEELMQLRHELERQNNEYQVLLGIKTHLEKEITTYRRLLEGESEGTREESKSSMKVSATPKIKAITQETINGRLVLCQVNEIQKHA; encoded by the exons ATGACCAATGCTCAGATTATTCTTCTCATTGACAATGCCAGGATGGCAGTGGATGACTTCAACCTCAA GTATGAAAATGAACACTCCTTTAAGAAAGACTTGGAAATTGAAGTCGAGGGCCTCCGAAGGACCTTAGACAACCTGACCATTGTCACAACAGACCTAGAACAGGAGGTGGAAGGAATGAGGAAAGAGCTCATTCTCATGAAGAAGCACCATGAGCAG GAAATGGAGAAGCATCATGTGCCAAGTGACTTCAATGTCAATGTGAAGGTGGATACAGGTCCCAGGGAAGATCTGATTAAGGTCCTGGAGGATATGAGACAAGAATATGAGCTTATAATAAAGAAGAAGCATCGAGACTTGGACACTTGGTATAAAGAACAG TCTGCAGCCATGTCCCAGGAGGCAGCCAGTCCAGCCACTGTGCAGAGCAGACAAGGTGACATCCACGAACTGAAGTGCACATTCCAGGCCCTGGAGATTGACCTGCAGGCACAGTACAGCACG AAATCTGCTTTGGAAAACATGTTATCCGAGACCCAGTCTCGGTACTCCTGCAAGCTCCAGGACATGCAAGAGATCATCTCCCACTATGAGGAGGAACTGATGCAGCTACGCCACGAACTGGAGCGGCAGAACAACGAATACCAAGTGCTGCTGGGCATCAAAACCCACCTGGAGAAGGAAATCACCACGTACCGACGGCTCCTGGAGGGAGAGAGTGAAGG GACACGGGAAGAATCAAAGTCGAGCATGAAAG TGTCTGCAACTCCAAAGATCAAGGCCATAACCCAGGAGACCATCAACGGAAGATTAGTTCTTTGTCAAGTGAATGAAATCCAAAAGCACGCATGA